Sequence from the Bacillus thuringiensis genome:
TCCAAAAAAATTCATACGATCTTGTCCTCCTTGATGTGATGTTACCAGATATAGATGGCTATAGTATTTGTAAAATTATGCGAGGACAATCTGACGTACCGATTATTATGTTAACAGGCTTACATAATGAAGAAAGTGAAATTAAAGGATTTGAATTAGGTATTGATGACTATATTACGAAACCGTTCCATTACACCGTATTTATTAAACGTGTAGAAGCTGTATTAAGAAGGGCAGCAACGAAGGAAGCCGAAGCTGCAACTATACTACAATTTCATGAATTGATGTTAAATTCTACAGCATATGCCGCTTATGTTCATGGTAATCAAATTGAATTGACAACAAAAGAATTTGAAATTATTTATACTTTACTGCAAAATCGAGGAAAAGTATTATCAAGAAGTGATTTGTTGAATAAGGTATGGGGCTATGAACATTATGGTGATGTAAGAGTTATAGATACACATATTAAAAACTTACGAAAAAAATTAGGGATTCCTTATATTAAAACGGTGAAAGGCATTGGCTACAAAATCGAATCGTAGCAAAGACAACATCACCAAAAATATTTTCATCAAAACCTTATTATTTTGTATTCTTTTATCACTTTGTCTTTATCAAATTATTTACTTCTTAGCTTCAGACTACGATAAAGAACGTTTTGCGAAAGACACTGGAATGCTGACTACAGAACAAGCGGATTCAGATAAACAAAACGACCAAAGTAAAACGAATCAAAATAAAGCTGTATCACAGGGAGACATTTTTAATTTCCAATCTTCTATTATAGATTATAAATCACTCTCAACAGCTATCAATCACCTTTTG
This genomic interval carries:
- a CDS encoding response regulator transcription factor; its protein translation is MTHILVIEDNPDIQELIREFLMAQNFTVDVVGAGTEGILLFQKNSYDLVLLDVMLPDIDGYSICKIMRGQSDVPIIMLTGLHNEESEIKGFELGIDDYITKPFHYTVFIKRVEAVLRRAATKEAEAATILQFHELMLNSTAYAAYVHGNQIELTTKEFEIIYTLLQNRGKVLSRSDLLNKVWGYEHYGDVRVIDTHIKNLRKKLGIPYIKTVKGIGYKIES